A region from the Acidiferrobacter sp. SPIII_3 genome encodes:
- the rplM gene encoding 50S ribosomal protein L13: protein MTTFTAKSETVRRDWFVVDATDHVLGRLATELARRLRGKHKPEFTPHVDTGDYIVVVNAEKVQVTGRKAQNKLYHSYSGYQSGLKTHTFTEMKARAPEEVIEAAVRGMLPKGPLGRQMLRKLKVFAGGDHKHAAQQPKPLELRKG, encoded by the coding sequence ATGACGACCTTCACGGCTAAGTCAGAGACAGTAAGGCGCGACTGGTTTGTCGTCGATGCCACGGATCATGTGTTGGGCCGGCTTGCCACCGAACTCGCGCGCCGGCTGCGCGGCAAGCATAAGCCCGAGTTCACGCCGCATGTGGATACCGGCGACTACATCGTCGTGGTGAACGCGGAAAAGGTCCAGGTGACCGGCCGTAAGGCCCAGAACAAGCTCTACCACAGCTATTCGGGGTACCAGAGCGGGCTAAAGACCCACACCTTCACCGAGATGAAGGCGCGCGCGCCCGAAGAGGTCATCGAGGCGGCGGTGCGCGGGATGTTGCCCAAGGGGCCTCTTGGCCGCCAGATGTTGCGCAAACTGAAGGTCTTTGCGGGCGGCGACCATAAGCATGCGGCGCAGCAGCCCAAGCCGCTCGAACTGAGAAAGGGATAA
- a CDS encoding ferredoxin, with translation MKKRHGGLLYYRQHVFFCTNERADGRRCCQQQDARALRDYAKQRIKALGLAGQGGVRINTAGCMDRCEEGPVLVVYPEGIWYTYVDREDIDEILEQHVVGGRPVERLRLDRV, from the coding sequence ATGAAGAAGCGGCATGGGGGCCTCTTGTACTATAGACAACACGTCTTTTTTTGCACGAACGAGCGCGCCGACGGGCGGCGGTGTTGCCAGCAGCAGGATGCGCGCGCCTTGCGGGATTATGCCAAACAGCGGATCAAGGCACTGGGGCTTGCCGGCCAGGGCGGCGTGCGCATCAATACGGCCGGGTGCATGGACCGCTGCGAGGAAGGACCGGTCCTTGTCGTCTACCCGGAAGGCATATGGTACACCTACGTCGACCGCGAGGACATCGATGAGATCCTGGAGCAGCATGTCGTGGGTGGGCGACCCGTCGAGCGACTACGCCTTGACCGGGTTTAA
- a CDS encoding (Fe-S)-binding protein, whose product MPLLHRPKPSDDPSPTLAAAIREASDRCVACGLCLPHCPTYGDSLNENESPRGRISLLRAAADGVLPVTPALTAHIDHCLGCLACERACPSRVPYGALLKNGRAFLAGKSPWTWRRQRHRALIQAVDLPGAVAIAYAAARTLGSVSRPRAAPMGLRDAVRGLPARPRPARADRQGAGPADVALFRGCTADLDRPVLNAAMRILHALGVRVHVPRTQGCCGALAAHAGFADIASRQRRRNRQAFADGAPVLVSVASGCAAELRHYDPEPGGRFPAVSDIHRYLVEKTDLGRLTLAPLPQTIAVHDPCSLRNALGGTRFVYDLLARIPGARVIELPGNEVCCGAAGDYFLREPARAQALAHSKASAARELGADVVVSANIGCALHLSAALARHGVDIPVRHPLLVVARQLPPLDDPC is encoded by the coding sequence ATGCCGCTTCTTCATCGCCCAAAACCAAGTGACGACCCGTCACCCACGCTCGCGGCCGCCATACGCGAGGCCAGCGACCGCTGCGTGGCCTGCGGCTTGTGCCTACCGCACTGCCCTACTTATGGGGACAGTCTAAACGAAAACGAGTCCCCTCGCGGACGTATCAGCCTGCTGCGCGCCGCCGCCGACGGCGTCCTGCCGGTCACGCCGGCCTTGACCGCGCACATCGATCACTGTCTTGGCTGTCTTGCCTGCGAAAGGGCCTGTCCCAGCCGCGTCCCCTATGGGGCGCTCCTGAAAAACGGTCGCGCCTTTCTCGCCGGAAAGAGTCCCTGGACCTGGCGCCGACAACGGCACCGGGCCCTGATTCAGGCCGTCGACCTTCCCGGGGCCGTGGCCATCGCGTACGCCGCGGCGCGCACCCTCGGGTCTGTGTCGCGACCACGAGCCGCGCCCATGGGCCTTCGCGATGCCGTGCGCGGCCTGCCCGCCCGACCACGCCCGGCGCGCGCCGACCGTCAAGGCGCGGGCCCGGCCGATGTCGCGCTTTTCCGGGGATGCACCGCCGACCTCGACCGTCCGGTGCTGAATGCCGCCATGCGCATCCTGCACGCCCTCGGTGTGCGTGTGCACGTGCCGCGTACCCAGGGTTGTTGCGGGGCGCTCGCCGCTCATGCCGGGTTCGCTGATATTGCCAGCCGCCAGCGGCGACGCAATCGCCAGGCCTTCGCCGACGGCGCCCCGGTGCTCGTGTCGGTGGCATCAGGCTGCGCCGCCGAGCTTCGCCATTACGACCCGGAACCCGGCGGCCGGTTCCCGGCGGTCTCTGATATTCATCGCTATCTGGTGGAAAAAACCGACCTCGGGCGTCTGACGCTGGCGCCGCTGCCGCAGACCATTGCCGTACACGACCCCTGCTCGCTGCGCAACGCCCTCGGGGGCACGCGCTTTGTCTATGACCTGCTCGCCCGCATCCCGGGGGCACGCGTGATCGAACTGCCGGGCAACGAGGTCTGCTGTGGCGCCGCCGGCGATTACTTCCTTCGTGAACCGGCGCGGGCGCAAGCCCTGGCCCATTCCAAGGCCAGCGCGGCGCGCGAGCTGGGGGCCGATGTGGTGGTGTCCGCCAATATCGGCTGCGCCCTGCATCTCTCCGCGGCGCTCGCCCGGCACGGGGTGGATATTCCGGTCCGGCATCCGCTTTTGGTAGTGGCCCGGCAACTCCCACCACTCGATGACCCGTGTTAG
- the coq7 gene encoding 2-polyprenyl-3-methyl-6-methoxy-1,4-benzoquinone monooxygenase has protein sequence MRTFSRLDRIIDQLDQGLKSVLVPPPADPYPETVPREQDGLSPEERVLGGRLMRVNHAGEIAAQALYQGHALCARDAHAYDTLRTAGRDELQHLHWTAARIKELKTHKSYLTPVWYLGSFAIGATTALLGDKVSLGFVAETERQVIAHLQGHLAKLPATDQKTRAIIEHMAADEARHAASAMEAGGQPLPWPARLAMRLAARVMTKTAFWI, from the coding sequence ATGAGAACATTTAGCCGCCTCGACCGCATCATCGACCAGCTCGACCAGGGCCTGAAGTCGGTGCTCGTACCACCCCCGGCAGACCCCTACCCCGAGACCGTGCCACGGGAGCAGGACGGGTTGTCGCCCGAGGAACGCGTACTCGGGGGACGGCTCATGCGCGTCAACCATGCCGGCGAGATCGCCGCGCAGGCACTCTATCAAGGCCATGCCTTGTGCGCGCGGGATGCGCACGCGTACGACACCCTGCGCACGGCCGGTCGTGACGAGCTTCAACACCTTCACTGGACGGCGGCCCGCATCAAGGAACTGAAGACGCACAAAAGCTATCTCACGCCCGTCTGGTATCTCGGATCCTTCGCCATAGGGGCGACCACCGCCCTGCTCGGCGACAAGGTGAGCCTGGGTTTCGTCGCCGAGACCGAGCGGCAGGTCATCGCCCATCTGCAAGGCCATCTCGCCAAGCTCCCGGCCACCGACCAAAAGACCCGGGCGATCATAGAACACATGGCCGCCGACGAGGCGCGACACGCGGCCTCGGCCATGGAGGCCGGCGGGCAACCCCTGCCCTGGCCGGCGCGGCTCGCGATGCGGCTCGCGGCGCGCGTCATGACCAAAACCGCGTTCTGGATTTAG
- a CDS encoding VOC family protein, with protein sequence MSNNGAPELTAVRLNHVALLCADLEACEAFYAGVLGLAVVWRPDPDNVYLSSGSDNLALHRGTPQPGGALDHIGFAVASAGDVDVWHERLRAARVRIAAAPRTHRDGSRSLYCQDPGGTLVQLLFLPPQVLKLASG encoded by the coding sequence ATGTCGAATAACGGCGCGCCGGAGCTCACCGCCGTGCGCTTGAACCATGTGGCGCTCCTGTGCGCGGACCTCGAGGCCTGCGAGGCATTCTATGCCGGTGTCCTGGGCCTTGCCGTGGTGTGGCGCCCGGACCCCGACAATGTCTATCTCTCCTCGGGTTCCGACAACCTCGCCCTGCATCGCGGCACCCCGCAACCCGGAGGTGCCCTGGATCACATCGGGTTCGCGGTCGCGAGCGCGGGCGACGTGGATGTCTGGCACGAGCGGCTGCGCGCCGCCCGGGTGCGAATCGCGGCCGCTCCGCGCACGCACCGAGATGGATCTCGCAGCCTCTATTGCCAGGATCCCGGGGGCACGCTCGTGCAGCTGCTCTTCCTGCCGCCACAGGTCCTGAAACTGGCCTCGGGATAG
- a CDS encoding OsmC family protein, translated as MKAVVEWDGEAAFTATTESGHRIAMDGPPDHGGRNLGPRPTELVLAGMGGCTSFDVVHILRKGRADVRACSARIEAERAEEDPKVFTRMHVHFVVSGRELKEAAVERAIRLSAEKYCSVSIMLGKTAEISHSFEIVDVE; from the coding sequence ATGAAAGCAGTGGTTGAGTGGGATGGGGAGGCGGCGTTCACGGCCACCACCGAGAGTGGTCATCGGATCGCGATGGACGGACCGCCGGATCACGGGGGGCGCAATCTGGGGCCGCGGCCGACGGAGCTCGTGCTTGCCGGAATGGGCGGCTGCACCTCCTTTGATGTCGTCCATATCCTGCGCAAAGGACGCGCCGATGTGCGCGCCTGCAGCGCCCGGATCGAGGCCGAGCGCGCCGAGGAGGACCCCAAGGTGTTTACGCGCATGCATGTGCACTTCGTGGTGAGCGGCCGGGAGCTGAAGGAGGCGGCCGTGGAGCGGGCGATCCGCCTGTCGGCCGAAAAGTATTGCTCGGTGTCGATCATGCTCGGCAAGACCGCCGAGATCAGCCATTCATTCGAGATCGTGGATGTCGAATAA
- the trpC gene encoding indole-3-glycerol phosphate synthase TrpC — MNGVLARILADKRAEVARERARVGLADLEARIAAGAPPRGFAAALARAVDHGRPAVIAEMKRASPSRGMLRPDLDPAAVARAYERAGAAALSVLTDAGYFGAHGDDLARAREACALPVLRKDFMVDGYQIAESRAMGADCVLLIVAALSPGALEELYAASRAYGLDALIEVHDATELERALALPGGLLGINNRDLRTFVTTIDRTLELVGFVPPGRLVITESGILGRDEVRRLKAAGLRGFLVGEAFMVAADPGARLAELFEERVDESSG, encoded by the coding sequence GTGAACGGGGTGTTGGCGCGCATCCTGGCGGACAAGCGTGCCGAGGTGGCACGCGAGCGCGCGCGCGTCGGGCTTGCCGATCTCGAGGCACGCATCGCCGCCGGCGCGCCGCCGCGGGGTTTCGCCGCGGCGCTGGCGCGTGCCGTGGATCACGGGCGGCCGGCGGTGATCGCGGAGATGAAGCGCGCCTCGCCCAGTCGCGGCATGCTGCGCCCGGATCTGGATCCGGCGGCCGTGGCGCGCGCCTACGAACGCGCCGGCGCCGCGGCGCTTTCGGTCCTGACCGACGCGGGCTATTTCGGGGCCCATGGCGACGACCTCGCGCGCGCGCGCGAGGCCTGCGCGCTGCCGGTGTTGCGCAAGGATTTCATGGTGGACGGCTATCAGATCGCCGAATCGCGGGCCATGGGTGCGGACTGCGTGTTGTTGATCGTGGCGGCCTTGTCTCCGGGCGCGCTCGAGGAGCTGTATGCGGCCTCTCGGGCCTATGGCCTGGACGCCCTGATCGAGGTCCATGACGCCACCGAGCTCGAGCGCGCCCTGGCGTTGCCCGGCGGGTTGCTCGGCATCAACAACCGCGATCTGCGCACCTTTGTCACGACCATAGATCGGACACTGGAGCTGGTAGGGTTTGTGCCGCCTGGGCGTCTTGTCATAACGGAGAGCGGAATCCTCGGGCGCGACGAGGTGAGGCGCCTCAAGGCCGCCGGGCTGCGCGGTTTTCTGGTGGGCGAGGCGTTCATGGTGGCCGCGGATCCGGGCGCGAGGCTTGCGGAATTGTTTGAGGAGCGGGTCGATGAAAGCAGTGGTTGA
- the trpD gene encoding anthranilate phosphoribosyltransferase, with protein sequence MSALTSAIARLAAGEDLRAAEMKEALAVVMGGAGTPAQIGALLMGLRVKGETVEEIVAAAEVLRDLSTPVMVADPGHLVDTCGTGGDGASTFNISTATALVCACAGAKVAKHGNRSVSSRSGSADVLEAAGAILTLSPAQVALCIDQVGVGFLFAPRHHEAMRHAAGPRRELGIRTLFNMLGPLTNPARAARQLVGVFSHDLLEPFACALAALGSHHALVVHSDDGLDEISPAAATEVCEMKNGVLSRYRLAPADFGLPAGGLDALKVDSADTSLDVLRRVLSGRDQGPAAVAVALNAGAALYVAGSVADIQTGVARAQALLQDGRPAAKLDEFVAFTRGFA encoded by the coding sequence ATGAGCGCCCTGACGAGCGCCATTGCGCGGCTGGCCGCCGGGGAAGATCTCCGTGCCGCCGAAATGAAGGAGGCCTTGGCGGTGGTCATGGGCGGGGCGGGAACACCGGCGCAGATCGGCGCTTTGCTCATGGGTTTGCGCGTGAAGGGCGAGACCGTCGAGGAGATCGTGGCCGCGGCCGAGGTGCTGCGCGACCTGTCCACCCCGGTGATGGTCGCCGACCCCGGCCACCTGGTCGATACCTGCGGGACCGGGGGCGACGGGGCGTCGACATTCAATATCTCGACGGCCACGGCACTCGTGTGCGCATGCGCCGGGGCCAAGGTGGCCAAACACGGCAATCGATCCGTATCGAGCCGATCCGGCAGCGCCGATGTGCTCGAGGCCGCGGGCGCCATCCTCACCCTGAGCCCAGCGCAGGTGGCCCTGTGCATCGATCAGGTCGGTGTCGGCTTTCTCTTTGCCCCGCGCCACCACGAGGCGATGCGTCATGCCGCCGGCCCGCGCCGCGAGCTTGGCATACGCACCCTCTTCAATATGCTGGGGCCGCTTACCAATCCGGCGCGTGCCGCGCGCCAGCTCGTCGGGGTGTTCTCACACGACCTCCTAGAGCCGTTTGCCTGCGCGCTTGCCGCCCTCGGCAGCCATCACGCCCTGGTGGTGCACTCCGATGACGGCCTAGACGAGATCAGTCCGGCGGCGGCCACCGAGGTGTGTGAAATGAAGAACGGGGTGCTCAGCCGTTATCGGCTCGCGCCCGCCGATTTTGGACTGCCGGCCGGGGGGCTCGATGCCCTCAAGGTGGACTCGGCGGATACGAGCCTCGATGTACTAAGGCGGGTGCTCTCGGGACGCGACCAGGGGCCGGCCGCCGTGGCGGTGGCCCTGAATGCGGGCGCGGCGTTGTATGTGGCCGGATCGGTCGCGGATATCCAGACCGGCGTGGCGCGTGCACAGGCCTTGTTGCAAGACGGGCGGCCGGCCGCCAAGCTCGACGAGTTCGTGGCCTTTACACGGGGGTTCGCGTGA
- a CDS encoding aminodeoxychorismate/anthranilate synthase component II — protein sequence MILMIDNYDSFTYNLVQYLGELGQEVHVARNDQISLDEIERLAPERIVISPGPCTPNEAGISLDLIMRFGEHIPVLGVCLGHQSIGQAFGGRVVRAGRVMHGKTSLISHGGTGVFRGLPDPFTATRYHSLVVAKDDLPECLEVTAVSQDDGEIMGLRHKWWPVEGVQFHPESILSEHGHALLENFLRGERP from the coding sequence ATGATCCTCATGATCGATAACTACGACTCGTTTACCTACAATCTCGTGCAGTACCTGGGCGAATTGGGCCAGGAGGTGCATGTGGCGCGCAATGACCAGATCTCGCTCGATGAGATCGAGCGTCTGGCGCCCGAGCGCATCGTCATCTCCCCGGGCCCGTGCACGCCGAACGAGGCGGGGATATCGCTGGATCTCATCATGCGTTTCGGCGAACACATACCGGTGCTCGGCGTGTGCTTGGGGCATCAGAGCATAGGGCAGGCATTCGGCGGCCGGGTGGTACGCGCGGGGCGCGTCATGCACGGCAAGACCTCGCTTATCTCTCATGGAGGAACGGGCGTCTTTCGCGGTCTCCCCGACCCGTTTACGGCGACCCGTTACCACTCGCTCGTGGTTGCCAAAGACGATCTGCCGGAATGCCTGGAGGTCACGGCCGTGAGTCAGGATGACGGCGAGATCATGGGTTTGCGTCACAAATGGTGGCCGGTGGAGGGTGTGCAGTTCCACCCGGAGTCGATTCTGAGCGAGCATGGCCATGCCTTGCTCGAGAACTTTCTGCGCGGCGAGCGCCCATGA
- the trpE gene encoding anthranilate synthase component I, with product MPEKRCLTFDAVGGRFAPVIREVPADLDTPLSCYLKLAQGRYSYLLESVQGGEKWGRYSLIGLPARICLRVFGRELTVERDGVIIERGRTDDLLATVRAFKTRFEVVPDAALPKFHGGLVGYFGYETVRHIEPTLGENPKPDEIGGPDALFLVSEEVVIFDNLRGTLSLVVHADMAEGEAGRSRAERRLDELEGALREPIPTPMFLPGSPRAVREEDFVSGFTRAGFEAAVERSREYIAAGDIMQVALSQRLSAPAAFTPLDLYRALRRINPSPYMYLFDLGEFHVVGSSPEILAKLEGREVAVRPIAGTRPRSQDGEKDAALAAELLADPKERAEHVMLVDLGRNDIGRVAETGSVAVSDCMTIERYSHVMHLVSHVTGRLRPGLDAFDVLRATFPAGTLTGAPKVRAMEIIDELEPVRRGLYAGAVGYIGWNGNMDMAIAIRTAVVRNGRLFLQVGAGIVADSVPEREWDETMNKARAMIKAAGLAASGFGPRDRTCEGTVASRAGDR from the coding sequence ATGCCAGAAAAGCGCTGTTTGACATTTGATGCCGTGGGCGGCCGTTTCGCCCCCGTCATTCGCGAGGTGCCCGCCGACCTTGATACCCCGTTGAGTTGCTACCTGAAGCTCGCGCAGGGCCGGTATTCCTATTTGCTCGAGTCCGTGCAGGGTGGCGAGAAGTGGGGCCGATACTCGCTGATCGGCCTGCCCGCGCGGATCTGCCTGCGTGTGTTCGGGCGCGAGCTGACAGTCGAGCGCGACGGGGTGATCATCGAGCGGGGGCGGACTGACGACCTCCTGGCCACGGTACGGGCCTTCAAGACGCGTTTCGAGGTGGTGCCGGATGCGGCGCTCCCGAAGTTTCACGGGGGGCTGGTCGGGTATTTCGGATACGAGACGGTTCGTCACATCGAGCCGACCTTGGGCGAAAACCCAAAGCCCGATGAGATCGGCGGCCCCGACGCCTTGTTCCTGGTGAGCGAGGAGGTGGTCATTTTCGACAACCTGCGCGGTACCCTGTCCCTGGTCGTGCATGCCGACATGGCCGAGGGAGAGGCCGGCCGCTCGCGGGCCGAGCGGCGCCTCGATGAGCTCGAGGGCGCCTTGCGCGAGCCGATCCCGACCCCGATGTTCCTTCCCGGATCGCCGCGCGCCGTGCGCGAGGAGGACTTCGTTTCGGGGTTCACGCGGGCGGGTTTCGAGGCGGCGGTGGAGCGCTCGCGCGAATATATCGCCGCCGGCGATATCATGCAGGTGGCGCTGTCGCAGAGACTTTCGGCGCCGGCGGCCTTCACCCCGCTCGATCTCTATCGGGCGTTGCGCCGCATCAACCCCTCGCCCTACATGTATCTGTTCGATCTCGGCGAATTTCATGTCGTCGGCTCATCGCCCGAGATCCTGGCCAAACTCGAAGGCCGCGAGGTGGCGGTGCGGCCGATCGCGGGCACCCGTCCACGCAGTCAGGACGGGGAGAAGGATGCGGCGTTGGCCGCCGAGCTTCTGGCGGATCCCAAGGAGAGGGCCGAGCATGTCATGCTCGTCGATCTCGGGCGCAACGACATCGGGCGGGTGGCCGAGACCGGGAGCGTGGCGGTGAGCGATTGCATGACCATAGAACGCTATTCGCATGTCATGCATCTCGTATCGCACGTCACCGGGCGCCTGCGCCCGGGTCTCGACGCCTTCGACGTCCTGCGCGCGACGTTCCCGGCGGGGACCTTGACCGGCGCCCCCAAGGTGCGCGCCATGGAGATCATAGACGAATTGGAGCCGGTCCGACGGGGGTTGTATGCCGGCGCCGTCGGCTACATCGGTTGGAACGGCAATATGGACATGGCCATCGCCATTCGTACCGCGGTGGTGCGCAACGGTCGGTTGTTCCTGCAGGTTGGTGCCGGGATCGTGGCGGACTCGGTTCCGGAGCGCGAGTGGGACGAGACCATGAATAAGGCACGGGCCATGATCAAGGCCGCGGGGCTTGCGGCATCGGGTTTCGGGCCGCGTGACCGGACTTGTGAGGGGACGGTGGCGTCCAGGGCAGGTGACCGATGA
- a CDS encoding phosphoglycolate phosphatase produces MTVFPLAALLFDLDGTLVDTAPDLADAANHMLTRLGRPACDEATVSGWIGDGVPRLIKRALTGERFGEPDAALFAKAQALYDAYYETHVADRSRLYPGVAQTLADLRADGFRMACVTNKAGRFARPLLGALGIAGYFDAVLCGDELARAKPDPLPLVTACERLGVARDGAALVGDSGNDMRAAKAAGMPALAVAYGYHHGADLLALGAAVVTPTFDGVRNFLRFEGRFLCAKALP; encoded by the coding sequence ATGACGGTGTTCCCGCTGGCGGCGCTCCTGTTCGATCTGGACGGTACCTTGGTTGATACCGCCCCGGATCTCGCCGATGCCGCCAATCACATGCTGACAAGGCTCGGGCGTCCGGCGTGCGACGAGGCGACCGTGAGCGGGTGGATCGGGGACGGGGTGCCGCGGCTCATCAAGAGGGCCTTGACGGGCGAGCGCTTCGGCGAGCCGGACGCGGCGCTCTTCGCAAAGGCGCAGGCCCTCTATGACGCCTATTACGAGACCCATGTCGCCGATCGTAGCCGCCTGTATCCGGGTGTGGCGCAGACCCTGGCGGATCTGCGTGCCGACGGGTTTCGCATGGCCTGCGTGACCAACAAGGCCGGGCGTTTCGCAAGACCCTTGTTGGGGGCCTTGGGTATCGCGGGCTATTTCGATGCCGTGCTCTGCGGCGACGAACTCGCGCGCGCGAAGCCCGACCCCTTGCCGCTGGTGACGGCCTGTGAGCGCCTGGGTGTCGCCCGTGATGGGGCGGCGCTGGTGGGGGATTCCGGAAACGACATGCGCGCGGCGAAGGCCGCCGGCATGCCGGCGCTGGCGGTCGCTTATGGTTATCATCACGGTGCCGACCTCTTGGCGCTTGGCGCCGCGGTCGTGACCCCGACGTTCGACGGTGTCCGGAATTTCCTTCGCTTTGAAGGGCGCTTCTTGTGCGCGAAGGCCCTGCCATGA
- the rpe gene encoding ribulose-phosphate 3-epimerase yields the protein MRDFKIAPSILSADFARLGEEVHSVLAAGADIVHFDVMDNHYVPNLTIGPLVCEALRKNGVKADIDVHLMVKPVDRLIPDFVKAGATYITFHPEASEHIDRSLSLIKDSGCRCGLVFNPATPLSYLDYVMDKVDMILIMSVNPGFGGQGFIRSSLDKLRAVRARIDASGRPIRLEIDGGVKIDNIREIAAAGADTFVAGSAIFGTPDYRATIHKMREELAKA from the coding sequence ATGCGCGACTTCAAGATTGCACCTTCGATTCTTTCAGCCGACTTCGCCCGTCTCGGCGAGGAGGTCCATTCCGTGCTGGCGGCGGGCGCGGATATCGTCCACTTTGATGTCATGGACAACCATTATGTGCCCAACCTGACGATCGGCCCACTGGTCTGCGAGGCCCTGCGCAAGAATGGGGTCAAGGCCGACATCGATGTGCATCTCATGGTCAAGCCCGTTGATCGCCTCATCCCGGATTTCGTGAAGGCCGGGGCGACCTACATCACCTTCCATCCGGAGGCGAGCGAGCACATAGACCGGTCCTTGAGCCTCATCAAGGATAGCGGCTGCCGGTGCGGTCTCGTATTCAACCCCGCGACGCCCCTTTCCTATCTGGATTATGTCATGGACAAGGTCGATATGATCCTGATCATGTCGGTCAATCCCGGTTTTGGAGGCCAAGGCTTCATCCGCTCCTCGCTCGACAAGCTGCGCGCGGTGCGCGCGCGCATCGATGCCAGCGGGCGCCCGATACGGCTCGAGATAGACGGCGGCGTGAAGATCGACAATATACGCGAGATCGCCGCCGCGGGTGCCGACACCTTCGTGGCCGGCTCCGCGATCTTCGGTACGCCCGACTATCGGGCCACCATTCACAAGATGCGTGAGGAGCTCGCGAAGGCATGA